The window cagagaacacagctgctccATATTAggtcctgcagaaatgatgagctgcatgctattctagggggtgcccctgcaacaaccccaccggttgcttccctcctccctaaaCCTTCCAGGGCTACCGAGGCactgtcccccccatttgtgtgatgaagtaataaagaatgcaggaataagaaacactgacttgttagtgagataaaatgagggggaggcagcctccagctgctatgatagtccaggcaggatattaagtggtgtgggggagaggagcccagcatctcgctgctatgatagtccaggcagtacagaatcttttctttacacatgagagggagggggctgatggagttcagcccccagtggctatgatgaggacggttaccagccattctgtaccatctactgggaatgacagggaatcattcctatttatacccaggcgcccccggccagcctcacctgaggccagccaggagcactcacaagTTCATGAccaggacggctatcagtcctcctgcactgtaccatctgccaccagggagggaagaagagaggatgctactgtttagtgctgcagcaccgtgtctaccagcagcatgcaataTACATAGGTTGACatttaaaaaagtcaagaaacgatttttccccctcttctatcacagagggggagaggtggtaaattgatgagattgtctggggtggttcagggtctatgtgtttgaccctacaggcgtTGGGAGCTCAGCgaggaatgcaaatgattttcggggactgtgggatagctggagtccttggtaccctctccctccctccatgagcgtccatttgattctttggttttccgttacgcatgtcacgcagcactgtgctgtggactctgtatcacagcctggagatttttttcaaatgttttgtcatttcgtcttctgtaacggagctctgatagaacagatttgtctctccatacagcgatcagatccagtatctcccgtacggtccatgctggagctctttttggatttgggactgcatcaccacccgtgctgatcagagtcCATGCTGGACaaagaagaaatgaaattcaaaagttcgcggggcttttcctgtctacctggccactgcatccgagctcagattgctgtccagagcggtcacagtggagcactgtgggataccgcccagaggccaataccatcgatttgcggccgcactaaccctaatccgatatggtaataccgattttagcgctactcctctcgttggggaggagtacagaaaccgatttaaagagccctttatattgatataaagggcctcgttgtgtggacgggtacagcattaaatctgtttaactctgctaaaatcggtttaaacgcgtagcgtagaccagcccttggATAGCTAACGGAGTCCCCAGTGGTTAAAAGAGAAAAGTGCTGGGAGCCTGGCACTCAAGGGGTGTTAAAACTGAATAGCCAGTAAGTGTTCATTGCTTAATTATAGACACAGCCTGTTTGTTGCTGATTTCCTTCCCCACCCATCGTGGGTTTCTGAGAAATAAAAACTTTCACTTCTGTTTCTTTATCTAACAGCATATGTGTGGAGGAACTTGAACAACAGCTCATTTCTGCTGAATGTAAGCCAAGGTTTCCTAACAGTGAGACTTAATGGATTGTGGAATAGTCTCCTACATCACTTGGGTTATTTGAAACTGGACTGAAAAAATCTTAGGGAGATAAACCACAAGGAGCAATGTAGTATTGGctagcaatgggcttaaatgaccatgttttttcccctctctgagtCTCCGCCAGTTGGCAGCAAAGCACCCAGTACATTTTTGATGCTGTTTAGAGTTAACAGAAGCAACCCTATGTTACGGGAACTGTCTGCTTTCACTTTCCAGTTGTGATAAATCATGTCTAACCAATttgggaagagaaaaagaaagctgTTTAAATGCCTTTGGAGTGACTCTGCCAGAGCCCATTGTGTCAGGCTCCAGGGCACAACACAACAACCTTTGTCTTttggagggaggtggtggaggtgAAACACTTTTGGTTAACTGTTTTGACTCCCTTACTAGCTAGATGCAAATATTGgtggtggcaacagcagcagtgtTTTTAACTGATGTTCCCAGCCTGGGTAATTTAACGCCATTTGTGTGGGGTTTGCTACAGTGgtaggcactgcaagtcagtcaGTTTAGTCATGGAAACCTTTGTTATGCCCATATGTATTTTAGAGAGTGAGGGAAGGACAGGGTCCTGAGGGTCTCTCCATTTTACTTTACTGTCTCTACCTGAGGCCTTACCCAAGTCAAAATATCACAGATGGGGTGAAGTTGCCCATTTTGTGTACATTTTTTATTTGACATTTTCATGTTCAATTTTATATTTCTGTGTAACCCTTAGCTCACCTGACCTGGGGCACTTGTCATTGGGGAAGGCTCAGGAAGTGTTCAGCAGTTGGGAGAATGAAACCCGGTAAGGCAGTGAAAAAAGGCCACAATCTATCTGTCTGAATGCCACTTTTAATGTGCAGGGGCAGCTAGTAAAATTGAAGTGCTCACTCTAGGGCAGAGGACAGAAATCTAATGTAAAATATCCCAAAATCTAATTCTAATACAATGTATCAATCCAGGTAACAGTTTATATTTTAACATGGTAATTTTCACTTCTAAGTGCATAGAAATGTACACTACAGGATCTCGGTAATAGTCAATTAGGCTCTGATTCTACAATGGATCTGTTTAGGCAGAGCCTTTGTCCATGCAAAGCCCTATTCAAATAAACTGGTGTAGGGGTCTTCTCACGCAGATCAGACAGCAGGATCAGAGTCTCGTAGCTCTTTCTTAGTAACCAGATTAATTAGAGCCAGATTGCTTGTCCTGTGCATAGAGGAGCCTGAGACAGTTGTGTCCCTGTACTCACCTAAACAGAGACTGCTAGTTCCCCAAAGGGAGTTtgcagcattattattattcaggGCTGTGTGGTACAATCTGCCCATTAATATCTATTCAATTAATGATGCCAGTTTGCTTAAATGATGTAGTTAAATTATCACCACACGCTCACAATTTCGTATCTAAAAGCCCCAAAATTCATAACATTTTGTAGCTGTCCATGTACGATGGTTCagagtttgttttttgtctttcatccTGTTCAATATACCTACATTTAGTTAGTACTTAAGATATTTAATttgagataatacttagtcctgccaggagtgcaggggactggtctAGATGACActtcgagatcccttccagtcctacgattcaaTTATTGCTTAAACATAATTTCACTGTTGCAAAATATTATGTGTTTACACTTTCTCTGATCTTTAAAACAATACAATCatatatttgaatatttttcaTAATACAGTAAAATCACAGCAAGCAGAATTAAACTTAGTCTTTAGAAAATGATGTCTGACAAGATAATAGCTTAAGAAAATACAGCTGCAAGAAAAATACTGGACTAGAGAGACCATTGGCCTGGTCTGGCAGCAAaaaggataccaggctagatggcgATAAAGCTGCTCTAGTGGGATATAGGTAATTATACTGGACTACTTGGGCTACTGTGTTCAGATCCAGTAGTGTAGCATGCAGGGTGCTGGACTAGATAGTGCACCATTAGTCTCATCTAgcatgggagggggcagaataCTGAACTAGACAAATTGTATTGGTCCAATCAGGAATGACAGATGGCAGAATATCAGACTAATAGGTGACTTGCGAAGAGGCAGGATCATCAGACTAGACAGACTATTCGTTTGTTCTAGTGTGgcaggaagtgagttactggacTATATGGTCCACTTGGATATTCTATTGTGACAGCTCATATATTCTCCTAATTGAGCCCTATAGTCCCTTGAATCATTCAAGTCTGATGCTCTTCTTACAAGTCCTAGAACTGTGCAATCTTCACACTGTTAAAAAATCTATCATAACCGTCTGAGTTTCACCGGACGTGACATCAGTACCTGTGGCTTTAAATTCCGTTAGCCCAAATTTAATATCCAGTCTCAGTTGGCggtttctccccagctctgtgtttGGCGTTGGCACAGTACAGGAGCCGAGCATTTTCAGCCCTTCCTCATCTACGTACTTTGCATTCTTCTTTTCTGTGCAATAGAAACTAAAAATCACACTTGTTTGATCTGGTTCTATGGGAGTGAAAGTATAACTGGCAACCTCATCTACCTCTACCAAATCCCCAATTCCCACCAACTTATTGAAGAGATCTGTGCAATATACATAATTATCAGCTTTTGAGACTCTCTTTTTCTGTATATCATGGACAGCAATATCAAATGCCCGAGATACCTTTACTCCATATGTCAGAGCGCTGATTCTTGAGGCAACAATTTGTGAATTGTTCCCAAATAAAACGGCTCCCTTTGCAATAGCTGCCTGAGCTTCCAGTGGACACAGGATATGATACCGCCCCCTAAAGGTCTCATAGATCTCCTCCCTCAGGATACTGCTGGAAGCAAAGCCCCCAACCAGTAAAATATATTGGACCTTGGCCATCTCAGGCTTGCTGAGGATTTCCTGCAAGGTGTCAATGGTTTGTCTGACACTGTAGGCAAAAAAGCTCTTCATTTTTTCATATGTAATCATGATGgtcccattgcaccacagagctCCCTCCACACCCTTGAAGAAGAGGGAGATGTCTTTTTGCTTGCATTCTGCCACTTTTGTTAGGTTGTGGTAGCAATGGATGTAGACCTCATCTTTGCTGGAAGAGCATTTCTGAAGGCCAAAGTTGTACAGCATTTGATGGCATTCCGCTGGGTGATTCTGTGCATATTCCTCCCATACTCCATCTTGGAAGATCTCCTTCAGGAACTCTTTGAAGTTTTCATCCACTGTGTTgcctccccatcctcctcctgatGCCTTATGTAACTCTTTCAGGGAGTAGTTCTCTTGGATTTCATGTACTGTGATGTCTATAGTACCACCTAAGCCCCTCAAAAAGAGTGAAattagttaatttttaaaaataagttattgCTTTCACTTCAGCTGAATAAAAGGCTGCTTTCTAAAGAGTTCATAATTTTACAAAAGCAAAAAAATCTCACAATTGGCAAATGTACTCTGCAAATTGGATACAGAGTTGCCCATTCTTTAGTTTATAATCTTTCCATGCGCAAGGATTCTtagactttgtctacactaccacttttgtcagtataatttttgtcagtcaggggtgtgaaaaaaaactctcccctgactgacataagtttcactggcAAAAGTGCTGGTAGGGACAGCACGATGTCGACAGGAGAGGCTTTTCTGCCAACATAGCTAACGgcacttgttgggggtggttaattatgctggcaggagagctcttaTGCTGGCAGGAAATGAGTTGGTAGGTCTCAGTCTAGTACCCAGTGGCCAAGTATCCACATCCCAGTTGATGCTAAGTCCCTTCTGGGTAGTCTGCTGAGATGTCAGAACTGAATAGATGTGAAAACTGACATCTTGTGATAGCCATGTTCTCTGGCCGAGTTGGGGCACAATGCTGAACATAGGTTGTCTGTAGGAAGATTGCACTGCTGCTGTCCATGCTGAATTTGTTCTGTGTGTAACacaaacttctgtctcaccgGGATGTCAGTCTGTCATCAGCACTAAGTTCACATGTTATGCCAAAACAACAGCAAGAAACTAAAGAAGctgtaatagcagcaaagagtcctgtggcaccttgcagACTCGTGGGTGAATACTGTGAAACTATGTGGCAGCACTCTTGCTCCTGCAGCAGGAGGTTATGGATTCAAGCTACACAACAGGAAATGGGTGTGTACGCATTGCTGACGTAGCAGGGCAGTGTACAGTGGAGTGGTGTGGCTCTGATAGCAGCAACTTGCACACTAGGATCTGATCAAAGTCAGTTGAAGACAAcagaatcctattgacttcaatagggtttggatcaggcccttaaagggGCTCTCCTTTCATCCCCCTTTCTGCAGTGGTGAGCCAACTAAAAATCCTGTCCAGCTCCTCCTAAAATGGACAGGTCGGATGGTCAGTGCCAGACTTTCTTCTGTCATCCCCGGTTCCTCTGTACATTTTTCTTAGTCATTTGCTTTTTGTACAGCACTGCCAGGCATGCAGTTGCGACCCTTTTCAGCCATGTGTTTTGAGATCTCCTCAGACAGGTTCTTATGTGATAGCTGGCCACAGGAGCTCCCTGCACCATCACTCCCAGATGATGAAGAGATCAAGGATCTCACCACAGCTGCTTGAAGCGTGTTATAAGACTGCTGGACAAATATTGCAGCAATGCTGATATATTTGGATCCAGGAGCAAATTggctaatcctggctctgcatcAGTTTTTAAACAGCGGAGGAGACATCTCGTCCACTTGACCCCAGAGCTGTGGACCAAACTAACTCAATTTGCATTGAACTTAGCACACTTTGAAAGAGGACTCCAGAATGTGCTGTAAGTAGGGAGTTAGTGTGCTGCAGGGGTTGTGTTGTGTACCAGACTTTTTCAATCAACGCTAACTCAACTTAGTACAGACTACTCCCCACCCCACATATAGACAAAACATCAGGTGTCTGCTCTTTCAGGTAGAAATTAAAGAACCAAGAGCAAGCACAGCCTGGGGGATAAGAATTCAGTATAGAGCTCGGTCCCTTGCTCTCTATGAGAGAAGGGTGCCTGCTGAATAGACAAATTCTGCAGGTAGCAGAGATTATACCTGTTTAAGGGGGAAAGTTACCTCCACAATCAACGACGACATACTGGGTCCCAGGTGACTCTTCAAACTTTTGTCTATCACCACCCTCTGCCACAAACCCTTCTCGTGGGAGCTGCTTGCACCAGACTGAGGCAGCCTCTGGTTCTAAGGCGATGATGAGcttctcagaaaacatgtcactgATAAGTCCTGCCTAAAATCAGAAGAGAAAGTGATAATAGGAGTGGTGATGGGATCCTGACTTCTCACCTCTTGGATGCACCATGAGCACAGTATGTTGGCCAGGTTCTCCTAATCCCAGGAATGTTGGGATGTCCTATCAGGAATAATGGTCTGTTCCATCTAGTCTGTTCTCAGCTGTGACTAAAGGCAGATGagccagaggaaggtgaaacccccacCCCATGCTCATGGACAATTTACGTGCAGTACTATAactgcagcaaagagtcttgtggcaccttatagactaacagacattttggagcatgagctttcgtgggtgaatacccacttcgttggatgcgtgtagtggaaatttccagaggcaagtatatatatatataacctcGTCATCTCTAGCcggcttcttgcttgcatatatatatatatatatatatatatatatatatatatatatatatatatatatatatatatatatatatatatatatatatatatatatatatatatatatatatatatatatatatatatatatatatatatatatatatatatatatatatatatatatatatatatatatatatatatgcaagcaagaagccgGCTATATGCAACCtgtcaacctgaagcatattctcaccagtaactgcacaccgcaccatagtaactctaactcaggaaccaatctatgcaacaaatctcgatgccaactctgcccacatacctataccagcgacatcatcacaagacctaaccagatcagccacaccatcaccggttcatacacctgcacgtccaccaatgtaatatatgccatcatattccagatatgcccctctgctatgtacattggccaaactagacagtccctacggaaaaggataaatggacagatctaaaggtagccatcctgcagcaaaaaaacttcaggaccagacttgaaagagaaactgctgagcttcagttcatctgcaaatttgacaccatcagctcaggattaaacaaagactgtgaagggcttgccaactacaaaagcagtttctcctcccttgctttTCACACTttagctgctagaagagggcctcatcctccctgattgaactaacctcgttatctctagcctgcttcttgcttgcatatatatacctgcctctggagatttccagtacatgcatccgacgaagtggatgttcacctacgaaagctcatgctccaatacgtctgttagtctataaggtgccacaagactttttgctgcttttacagatccagactaacatggctacccctctgatacttagtacTATAACTGTGTGTGTGCCGGGAGGGGAATTTCTACCTTATTCCAACCAGCATTAGTATATGCCATGACACATGAGGATCCATAGTCCATGTAGGTTCTGTTCCAGCTACTCTCGCTGCAGATGCTATTCTCATTCACAGAAGCCTCTCAGGCAGTAGATAATTTTGTCACTTCTCGTAGTAATGTGTAGCAAGCAAAACAGTGCTCTGTACTGTAACACTTCTCCAGCCTAGGCAAGATCTAGTCAGGATTCCCCTCTAATTTAGCAGGATAGAGAGGGAAGAGAAGCTGTGACCTCCAGGTTGAGAACACCGGACATAGAAAAAAGTCTTCAACCACAGCCTACTCCATGGCAGAGCaagttttaaaataagatttgttTAAATGTTGAACGATTCTTTCGCACCGCTGTGCAGTGAAAATTCCAGAGAGAATCTCAGAGGCCATCAGGCTATTACTCACTTTACCTCTTTAGCTGCCAGTCACATGAACTGCCTGGCAGAAGCATCCCATATGGCTGGAACAGTAATGACCCAGGTGACATCCTCAGTGTCGTAGACAGTTTGGGATGAGGCCTCCAGTATGGTGTTCAGAGCATGGTCCTTCATGTACCGCAGACTTTCTGAGAATACTTTTAGGGCTGGAAACTTCTTTCCATTATCTGCTTCCAGTTCCATATTGGAAGTGATTTTCTAGAAGTGAGAAAAAAcaatgaattatttttatttgtattgtggtagcgtAACCCATGGCTGGGTGTGTTGTGGGTTCCCCTCTCTGCTGCCAGCTTGGCCAACACACTGACaattgaactggggacctccagagcCAAAAGCACAAGAACAGCTTCTCTGTAACTGGGAATATAACCACTCAGCTTCTGGAGACTGGTGCAGAGGAGGACCTGTAACACACTCATCAATGGTGTACAGTAACACCCTAGGAGCTGTAGTCATGGATCAGGGTCCCTTTGTGATCAGTactgtgcaaacagaacaaaatgatggtccctgcccccaagatgTTACAATCTAAGTAAGCAGGGAGAATAACTCTGTGGAGCATAGATCACTGCACTCTAAGTGTAGGAGGTGCAGCTGTTCCAAAAGCCCATGACTGCCAGCTGCCTCAAATCTGTGAATGACTTTGTAAGTCAAATATTAATGTGGCTAGTAGAGCAAACTATTTCCCCTCAACCaaactgtgatgctggcagaccaggtgccagctcatgcaaAAGTCCCCATGTCTCAACTGTACACTGACAAACACATCGCTGAATCAGTCAGTTAAAATAGACTGGTGAAATCCAAGTGTAGAACTCACAGCCAGTTTGGGGTTTAtgccctgcttcttgacagtctgttctgaggttggtactcatgctcttgAATCACCGAAGGCAACTTTACGCAAATTTTATACACAATCCACAAAATTCCCAAAGACCACTGCAAGAGAACAGCACCTTAACAGCTGCCAGTCAGCCTGAGAGAGAACCAGCATACAATTTATTTCTTAGTGAACACACATTTAAAACATACACAAACATTTGCAACCTGTATTATGCATATTTTTGAATAACATCATAAACAAAACTGTTAGGCAGTAAACCTGTTGTTGTTCTTTATACAGGCTTCTTcaaggctggccttaccatgaggcgaactgaggcgacCGCCTCATGTGCcagactggggtggggtgggatggggtggggatggggcaccactaggacccagagtgtagaaaattgtgtctgctgctgctgcatatgtattctctctgctctagatgcacagagatggtggagtgctgtgctggaggaagtagggcacaagagacataacaggcaggcaggagaaaaggtgagtgggaataacagaaagcagcagaagccgcagagagagagaggaagaggagcctCTTCTAtacagggggaagggatagctcagtggtttgtgcattagcctgctaaacccagcattgtgagttcaatccttgaaagagccatttagggatctggggcaaaagtctgtctggggattggttctgctttgagcaggggttggactggatgaccacttgaggtcccttccaaccctgatgttctatgatacCTCTcttgcacccccaggagcctgggctgatTAACactagcttctcagggagcttgcTGCTTCCCTAAACCCACTTGAGGGGAACAGGCAATCAACTGAagtcagttaggcccttaagatgctgatatgttccctcactcaggccctgctaccagcctgtttatttgtccccttcaactgaacattgagagccactatagctggcacagaccaGCAGTCATGACTGAGagaagaaaacacccctctggggcagcattcagaaaaagaaggaaagcaaAGGAAGGTTTTCtttctaagcaggaaggagctctcctgagatacataggcacaaatgttcacggtgagcctttcggccccagtgaggatgtgagtggtgaggaaatgtctgatcttccagttagtcagagtgcaggtgacctggcagctacagcagcatccatatctccatctcaaatggatgtaaccatgcacattcctgaagaaaagtgtagatcagagaagagtgtggtggaggcacaagaaacagctgctgctgagtttagttccttaagtctagatgatccaggactgtggacccacttgagcagtagcctgaaggacttccttgtactgcttgggctacagcaagtgaaaaacttcatgttctccAAAAAcgatgaaaatagaagttttcaTCGAACACATTACAGGTGTGAAATCcacaatggtgacaaagtggagaggccatggcttatgtactaaaaaacccagaatgctgcatagtgtttttgttgcaaactcttccagtcatATGTTCCcaccacattgggttctacaggaacaaaggactggaaaaatctggctagaaatctggcatgccatgagaaggcagaaaatcaccagagagcattccataggtggaaagagcttgagatgagactaaggttaaaggccaccatagatgatcagcataaGGAGAAGATttcatcagagtctctttactggcaaaatgttctgacaCGGCTcactgccattgtgagaatgcttgctccCCAAAACCTAGCTCTGTGTGGCACTTCATATCAGCTGTATGTggaacaatggaaacttccttcaaattgtggagctgatggctgagtttgatgcagtattccaggaacatctaagaagagtcaccacccaagaaatgtacacacaccactaccttggaaaaacaattcaaaatgagatcatacaaaagtaaaacagaagattgtggcagatctgaagtcagcaacatattactctgttattctggacttaacacctgacatcagccatatggaacaaatgactttaatggtgcattttgtaacagcaacagaacctagtgaaaatgtccctgcaatggtgactgtcagagagtaTTTTttagaatgtattgacattgatgatactacagaagctgatatgacaaatgtgcttcttaaaaagctggaagatatgggaattgcgatagctgacatgagaggtcagggctacgataatggtaccaacatgagaggaaagaacagaggagtgcagacacagatccaagagttaaaccctcaagctttttttgtcccatgaagttctcattcattgaacttggtgatcagtgatgcagcatcagcttctaatgAGGcttctgaattttttaatgtaattcaaagcatctatatatttttttctgcatcGACTCCTCAATGGcagattttgaagcaacatctgggaacatcttcTCTgatactgaaaccactgagtgccatgTGATGGGAAAGTctagtggaggcgataaagcctatcaaacacctatttgggaagatagatgatgccatagttgccgttatggaggataatgctatgacaggaactgtttgtgggagaacagtggcagagggaaatggaatcaccagaaacatacataacttcaaatttctgtgtgacttagtgttgtggcatgacatactgtttgaaataaatgttgtaagcaagagactctaAGGTGTTGACCttccattggcctgctaaacccagggttgtgagttcaatccttgaggggatcatttaaggatctgaggcaaaaatctgtctggggattggtcctgctttgagcagagggttggactagatgacttcctgaggtcctttccagccttgATATTCcatgatatatctggagcaatggaacaactggacaaagcaaagtcatacctacagtcttactggtcagatgagggatttcaaaacattctgaagagtacacagcagttggcagaggaacttcacactgaagctattttcccacccattcaagaataccagagtcaccgaagaagacgacattttgattacgaggcatgggttaatcccataagagaccccaaacaacaattcaaagttgaattctttaaccaggtgctaggttgtgcaatacagtcagtcgAAGAACTTTTCGTGCAGCTCaagaaacacagcagtatatGTAGGATGTTGTGTGATATTCcagaactcctcactatacctgaaaaagacctacaccagcaatgcagggcactagagacaattttgacacatgatgacaCACGTGATATTGATGCTAGTGATTTAGCTGATGaactcaggggcggctctgttttttgccagcccaagcacagcagtcaggcagccttcggtggcatgcctgcgagTAGTCCGTTGCCCACGTGGTTTTGGTGGCGTTTCTGTGGGTGGTCTGACAGTCCCACACCTTTGCCGTACCCATCGCTTAATTgccgctgaagccacaggactggcagacctcctgcaggcatgccgccctcACCAAGACCGGCACACTGACCctcacagcttgccgccccaggcacgcgcttacTGCGCtgatgtcataacatttcttcccagatctggaccttagcgtccaaaatatgggtgttagcatgaaaacctccaagcttagttaccagcttggacctggtaattgctgccaccagccaggaattatacagtgcctagctcactgtggtctccccaaaaccttccctgggggacccccaggctcagatgccttgagtcttacaacaaagggaaataaccccctccccttgtttccttgttaccttctcccaggctcccctccctggacgaccctaggagattccctgcttccagtcctggaaacacaagtaccgagagatctaatctctcttccccctcacccagagggaatgcaaagtcaggcttagtaaatctaacacaaagagattttccccctgacttcttcctcccaccaattccctggtgagctgcagcctcaattccctgga of the Gopherus flavomarginatus isolate rGopFla2 chromosome 1, rGopFla2.mat.asm, whole genome shotgun sequence genome contains:
- the LOC127051756 gene encoding heat shock 70 kDa protein 12A-like — translated: MFSEKLIIALEPEAASVWCKQLPREGFVAEGGDRQKFEESPGTQYVVVDCGGGTIDITVHEIQENYSLKELHKASGGGWGGNTVDENFKEFLKEIFQDGVWEEYAQNHPAECHQMLYNFGLQKCSSSKDEVYIHCYHNLTKVAECKQKDISLFFKGVEGALWCNGTIMITYEKMKSFFAYSVRQTIDTLQEILSKPEMAKVQYILLVGGFASSSILREEIYETFRGRYHILCPLEAQAAIAKGAVLFGNNSQIVASRISALTYGVKVSRAFDIAVHDIQKKRVSKADNYVYCTDLFNKLVGIGDLVEVDEVASYTFTPIEPDQTSVIFSFYCTEKKNAKYVDEEGLKMLGSCTVPTPNTELGRNRQLRLDIKFGLTEFKATGTDVTSGETQTVMIDFLTV